CGCGCGGGCTGGCCCGGGACGAGGTCCGGCTGCTCGTCGCAGGGGCGAGCCTCACGCACGCCCGGTTCCGCGAATTGCCACGGCAGCTGCGTCCCGGTGACCTTGTGGTGGTGAACAATTCGGCGACGCTGGCCGCCGCGGTGGACGGCAGGCTCGACGATCGGCCGATGGCGCTGCACTTCGCGACCTGGCTGGACGACGGCGGCTGGGTGGTCGAGGTGCGCACCACCGCCCGCACTCCCTTTCCGGCGGAAGAACTTTCGGCGGGCGCGGTGATCAGGCTGCCGGACGGCGTGCGCGCCACGCTGCGGTCGCCGTGGCTGCCGGGCGGTCGCCGGCTCTGGGTGGCCGACCTCACCGCCGACCCGAGACAGCTGTTCGCGGTCTACGGCTACCCGATCACCTATTCGTATGTGCCGCAACGATGGTCGCCGTCCTACTACGAAACGGTGTTCGGCCGGGTGCCGGGTAGCGCGGAGATGCCCAGCGCGGCAAGGCCGTTCACCGAGCGACTGGTGCTCGACCTGGTCGCGGCCGGTATCGGTTTCGCACCGATCACCTTGCACACCGGTGTCTCGTCACCCGAGGCGGGGGAGCCGCCGAGCCCGGAGCGGCTCACCGTTTCGGCGTCGACTGCGCGCCGGGTGAACGACACCAAGGCGGCGGGCGGGCGCGTCATCGCGGTCGGCACCACGGTGACCCGGGCGCTCGAAACCGCCGGTGACGCCGCGGGAGTCGTACATCCGGTGCACAGCTGGACCGAGCTGGTCCTCGGCGCGCGGCGGCCCGCCCGCGTCGTGGACGGGCTGATCACGGGCTGGCATGCGCCGGGCGCTTCCCACCTCGACCTGCTCGTCGCGGTGGCGGGGCAGGCCACGGTCGACGCGGCCTACGCGGCGGCACTGGAGACGGGATACCTGTGGCACGAGTTCGGCGACAGCGCCCTGCTGCTGGGGTAGCGCGAGCGACTAGTTCTGGGTGACGGAGACGGTGGCGCTTTCCTGGGTCATGATCTCGAAGCGGCCACAGGTGCCGTTGGTCAGTTCGAGTCGCTGGGTGACCGCCTTCCCCCGCAGCTTCGGGAAGGTGGCCTCGGCGACCACGTCGGCGCCCGGCATCGAGCACACCTTCGCGATCGTCTGGGTGCGGTAGCTGGTCGTGCCGGTCACGCACGCGGGCTCGGCGTTGGCGAAGAAGATGCGCGCGGTGCCGTCGCTACACGTGTCGGCGGCCGCGTGCGGTGCGACGACCGCGATCGACCCGAGGGCGAGCGCGGCGGCGACGGAGCTTCGGACAACAAGGCGACGAACCGTCATACCTGATCACTACCCATCGGTTTCGAGCGTTTCCTGCGTATGGCCGCGGGGTGCCGCGGCGTCCAGCATGCTAACCCGGCACCAGGGGGTTTGTCGGGCGATCGGGGCAGGTCGCGTGGTCGTTCAACGGACGCATGGCCCGTCAAGCTTTGCTTATGTGCAATAGCTATGGATTTCTTTGGTTCACGGCGGTGGCGGCCGCGCCCCTGCCGTCGTGGCACGAGCCGCCGGACGACAGGATGGCGGGATGCTGCGCAGTTTTCAGGTGACCAATCACAGATCGCTGGCCGACGAGCAGGAGTTGCGGCTCACCAAGGGGAGTGGGCCGGTGGCGGTACCGGTCACCGCGATCCACGGCACCGCGGCGGCGGGCAAGACCAATCTGATCGACGCGCTCGCACAGATGCGCGACGCGGTGCTGCATTCGGTCACCGGGTGGGATCCCTATGCCGGCCCGGTGCGCACGCCGCATCTCGGATTCGCGGACCGCCCTTCGGAATTCGTGGCGAGCTTCGTGGCCGAGGGCGTGCCCTACACCTACGGCTTCCGCCTGGACAACGCCGACGTGACGGCCGAGTGGCTGTACACCCAGCCGCGTTCGCGTAAGCGAATCGTGTTCGAGCGCAACGGGGAACAGATCAAGATCGGGCCGATGTTCGAGGCGGCGCGCTACGGCATCGCCGCACTGGTGCCGCTGGTCCGCCCGAATGCCTTGCTGCTCAGCCTGGCCGGACAGATGTACGCGGACGCGCTGGTGCCCGCCTATCGCTGGTTCGAGTCCATGCTCGAGGTCCAGCGCGGCCCGGCCGATACCGACGCCGTCGCGCACCGCCTCGGCGGGCACCTGTCCCGCTCGCCGGAGAACGCCGCGCGGCTGCTGATGCTGCTGCGCACCGCCGAACTCGGGATCACCGATCTGCTGCTCGCCGAGCACGATCCGATGTACGCCGACTACCTGCGCGACCTGGATGCCGATATCGCGGCGATCGGCAAGCAGATCGAACTGTGCGCCACCTCGGCGGACTTCGCCGACCGGCTGCTGCGGGAGGGCGGCGTCACGCCGGTGCTGCTCGAACGCGAACTCACCAACATGAAATCCGCCAGGGACGCGTTGTACGCCCGGATGGTGGCCCGGCGCGGCGTCGGCCTCGGTCTGGTGCACGACGGCATCGACAACCCGTTCGACCTCGCCGACGAATCCACCGCGACGGTCTCGCTGCTGCGCGTCCTGCCGACCATGCTGGATGCCCTCGATGCGGGCCGGGTCCTGGCCGTCGACGATATCGGCGCGC
This genomic stretch from Nocardia brasiliensis ATCC 700358 harbors:
- a CDS encoding S-adenosylmethionine:tRNA ribosyltransferase-isomerase; this translates as MTVLIDRPRFVLPPERNAVAPPEARGLARDEVRLLVAGASLTHARFRELPRQLRPGDLVVVNNSATLAAAVDGRLDDRPMALHFATWLDDGGWVVEVRTTARTPFPAEELSAGAVIRLPDGVRATLRSPWLPGGRRLWVADLTADPRQLFAVYGYPITYSYVPQRWSPSYYETVFGRVPGSAEMPSAARPFTERLVLDLVAAGIGFAPITLHTGVSSPEAGEPPSPERLTVSASTARRVNDTKAAGGRVIAVGTTVTRALETAGDAAGVVHPVHSWTELVLGARRPARVVDGLITGWHAPGASHLDLLVAVAGQATVDAAYAAALETGYLWHEFGDSALLLG
- a CDS encoding AAA family ATPase, with protein sequence MLRSFQVTNHRSLADEQELRLTKGSGPVAVPVTAIHGTAAAGKTNLIDALAQMRDAVLHSVTGWDPYAGPVRTPHLGFADRPSEFVASFVAEGVPYTYGFRLDNADVTAEWLYTQPRSRKRIVFERNGEQIKIGPMFEAARYGIAALVPLVRPNALLLSLAGQMYADALVPAYRWFESMLEVQRGPADTDAVAHRLGGHLSRSPENAARLLMLLRTAELGITDLLLAEHDPMYADYLRDLDADIAAIGKQIELCATSADFADRLLREGGVTPVLLERELTNMKSARDALYARMVARRGVGLGLVHDGIDNPFDLADESTATVSLLRVLPTMLDALDAGRVLAVDDIGAHLPAEETDRLIQLFQNPETNSRGAQLVYTTNNRALIDRGNGRSARTRSVVWQVRRTDHGTSELAAV